One Fusarium musae strain F31 chromosome 6, whole genome shotgun sequence DNA segment encodes these proteins:
- a CDS encoding hypothetical protein (EggNog:ENOG41~CAZy:GH76), which translates to MRFLSTSRSEPRLGAGGIIAALLLTLNRFSLAYQLDPNSTSSIKSIAKSIAKDMVGMYHGDEPGQTPGLLPDPYYWWYAGAFMGTLVDYWAYTGDSQYVEITKQALLFQVGDHDDYMPINQTRTEGNDDQGFWGLTVMSAAEYNFPHPAEDQPQWLGLAQAVFNTQAARWDTEHCNGGLRWQIFQWNRGYDYKNSISQACFFALGARLALFTGNSSYADWADRTWDWMEAVEFIDPKSWYVYDGAHIGNNCTKLVPYQFSYNAGGMILGAAAMYNFTESQVWKDRLDNLLVGAKVFFSGPEKNIMTEVACEPVKLCNLDQKSFKAYLSRWLAVTTQWAPHTRDTIMPLLRASAVAATDKCTGGDNNRMCSLYWTKDKFEGEVTIGQQMAALEVTLACMIQDRPAPLTKDTGGTSKANPGGGAEDVGRTTPDLDYKPLPAGDKAGAAIITILILAGLLAGMFWIFFDETSDSGPIDQFRSFGSSAAAVVAALAAGGGAAAVLGHKKGKKDINEKTAAVFATSSNGSSQENTNSRPVTNDAPAGVTNQSQGQHRRVSSMPLGWPQNPAMRGSTLYDSEGIYPASASARQSRGDWAVGGGIGESSSAAGSSAGGNRSYTQQENATGDTTPGTEEPGLSHDMNSNSAAHTAELGVSQREAPGPIGVAQ; encoded by the exons ATGCGCTTCCTGTCAACATCGAGATCAGAGCCAAGGCTCGGTGCAGGCGGCATCATCGCTGCACTGCTACTGACGCTCAATCGCTTTTCCTTGGCCTACCAACTGGATCCTAATTCGACGA GTTCGATTAAATCGATTGCCAAATCAATCGCCAAGGATATGGTTGGCATGTATCATGGCGACGAACCCGGACAAACACCAGGTCTACTACCTGATCCTTATTATT GGTGGTACGCTGGCGCCTTTATGGGAACACTCGTCGATTATTGGGCGTACACCGGAGATTCTCAATATGTCGAAATCACCAAACAGGCACTTCTTTTCCAGGTCGGCGATCACGACGATTATATGCCTATTAACCAGACAAGAACCGAAGGAAATGATGATCAGGGATTCTGGGGACTTACTGTCATGTCGGCTGCCGAGTACAACTTCCCCCACCCTGCAGAAGACCAGCCACAATGGCTTGGACTTGCACAAGCCGTCTTCAATACCCAGGCAGCTCGGTGGGATACAGAGCATTGCAATGGCGGTTTGAGATGGCAAATCTTTCAG TGGAATAGGGGTTACGACTACAAGAATTCAATCTCTCAAGCTTGTTTCTTTGCTCTAGGTGCCCGCCTCGCTCTCTTCACTGGCAATAGCAGTTATGCCGACTGGGCAGATAGAACATGGGACTGGATGGAAGCAGTCGAGTTCATTGACCCCAAGAGTTGGTACGTTTATGACGGTGCTCATATCGGCAATAACTGCACGAAACTCGTCCCCTATCAATTCTCTTACAACGCGGGCGGCATGATTCTCGGCGCTGCTGCCATGTACAACTTTACCGAAAGCCAGGTCTGGAAGGATCGCCTCGACAATCTTCTTGTGGGCGCCAAAGTCTTTTTCTCGGGGCCTGAAAAGAACATCATGACAGAGGTAGCCTGTGAGCCCGTGAAACTTTGCAACCTCGACCAGAAGTCTTTCAAGGCATATCTGAGCCGCTGGCTTGCTGTCACTACGCAATGGGCTCCCCATACTCGCGACACTATCATGCCCCTTTTGCGTGCTTCCGCTGTTGCAGCCACTGACAAGTGCACGGGAGGCGACAACAATCGAATGTGTAGTCTCTACTGGACCAAGGACAAGTTCGAGGGCGAAGTCACCATTGGTCAACAAATGGCCGCATTGGAAGTTACTCTTGCCTGCATGATCCAAGATCGACCGGCCCCGTTAACGAAGGACACTGGAGGAACCAGCAAAGCCAACCCTGGCGGCGGTGCCGAAGACGTTGGGCGAACGACCCCTGATTTGGATTATAAACCTTTACCTGCCGGTGATAAGGCTGGTGCCGCCATTATTACCATTTTGATTCTCGCCGGCCTCCTCGCCGGTATGTTCTGGATATTCTTTGACGAAACATCAGACAGTGGTCCCATTGATCAGTTTCGGAGTTTTGGATCCTCAGCCGCTGCTGTCGTTGCCGCTTTGGCTGCTGGTGGGGGCGCAGCCGCGGTATTGGGACataagaagggcaagaaggataTCAACGAGAAGACTGCGGCGGTCTTTGCGACATCAAGCAATGGCAGCTcccaagaaaacaccaacagccgCCCTGTTACAAACGATGCGCCAGCCGGCGTTACCAATCAAAGTCAGGGGCAACATCGCCGGGTGTCTAGTATGCCTTTGGGGTGGCCACAAAACCCAGCAATGAGAGGAAGCACTCTATATGACTCTGAGGGAATTTATCCAGCGTCAGCCTCGGCGCGGCAATCTCGAGGGGACTGGGCAGTAGGAGGAGGTATTGGCGAATCAAGCAGTGCTGCAGGAAGTTCGGCTGGTGGCAATAGAAGCTACACGCAACAGGAGAACGCGACAGGCGACACCACTCCAGGCACCGAGGAACCTGGTCTATCACACGATATGAACAGTAATAGTGCCGCCCACACCGCCGAATTGGGCGTGAGTCAACGTGAAGCTCCAGGACCTATTGGGGTAGCACAGTGA
- a CDS encoding hypothetical protein (EggNog:ENOG41) produces MLWHTALIHIANAILGDTKDPAWRFYLFFCVESYGELRGAFRFAETIGRSILSMALQQGDLSADEARRLMVQFEENRLTSPSEDIRATFMADLNLAMTDPEEASVESLSDRFEDIALFREFTNAGDSSEDEPVESDDNTWDTL; encoded by the coding sequence ATGTTGTGGCATACTGCTCTGATCCACATCGCCAATGCGATCCTTGGAGATACAAAGGATCCTGCCTGGCGCTTTTACCTATTCTTCTGTGTCGAAAGTTATGGAGAACTACGAGGAGCATTCCGATTTGCCGAAACCATCGGTCGTAGCATATTGTCCATGGCGCTTCAGCAAGGCGATCTATCCGCAGACGAAGCACGGAGACTAATGGTGCAGTTTGAGGAGAATAGGCTGACCAGTCCGTCGGAAGATATACGGGCGACTTTCATGGCTGATCTGAATCTTGCCATGACGGATCCCGAAGAAGCAAGTGTGGAGAGCCTGTCTGACAGGTTTGAGGACATTGCACTGTTTCGGGAGTTTACAAACGCGGGCGACTCAAGCGAGGATGAGCCGGTAGAGTCTGATGATAATACTTGGGACACATTGTGA